DNA from Thermoplasma acidophilum DSM 1728:
GGAATAAATGTTTCCATAACAGACCCTGGAACAGATAAAGTTATCGAGGCCATAGGCGATAAAACGCGGATGATCTTCGTGGAAAGCCTCTCCAATCCTGTACTTCGAGTTTATGACATAAAAAGGCTTTCTGATTCTGCGAAACAGAACAATGCGCTTCTGGTTGTAGATGATACAATAATAACTCCCGTTGGCCAGCGCGCGATCGATCATGGAGCTGATATCGTCGTCAATAGCCTCTCAAAATTCATTGGGGGACACAATGCTGCTATTGGTGGGTCGTCATCCGGATCATCTGAATTTATAAAAAATATAGATTCTGACAGGAGAAGCCTTGGATCTTCCATGGATCCTTTTTCTGCGTTCTTATTTCTGCAGGGGATGAAAACACTGAAGATACGCATAGAAAGATCATCAAGATCGGCGCAGATCATAGCAGAGCATTTGTCGACATTGGATCATGTGGAGAGAGTCTACTATCCAGGGCTGACCGAAAATGATTATCACGATCTGGCTCTCCGGACATTAAAAAATTATGGATCTGTAGTTTCCTTTGTTCTAGATGATGGTGTAGACGCATCTAAATTCATGTCATCCCTCGAAAGGATAATTCCTGCAAACACCATGGGCAGTGTAGAAACGCTCATATCTAATCCATACAGTATGTCGCATAGGAACCTAAGCGATAAGGAACGCGCAAGAATAGGCGTCGTTCCCGGATTAATGAGACTATCCGTAGGGATAGAGGAAATATCAGATATAATGGATGATATAGAGAACGCTATCAAAAAAAGTTTGAAAAGTTAGATCGTCGTTACTGATCTTTTATGAATTTATCTTGTTGATTATCTTCGCAATTTTGCCGTCTTTGTCAACCGCTTTCAGCGCTTCAGCCAGATTTTTGCTGTCTCTAGATTTTATATTTTCAGGGAGTTCAGATTGAGCCTTCAACCTGGCGCTTATGATCTTTTCTGCCGTGGCTTCCGGAAGGCCTTTCACCAAGTTGAGATTCGTTTCGCATAGAGAGATATATTCTTTATCGCTGGCTATTTTATCGACATCTTCAATGAGCCCCTTCATAGCTGTTGATATTTGATCGACATCCTTGTCGAGAAGTCCTTGAAATAGGGCCAGCATTGCGTCGGACTGCTCTTTCTTTTTCATCTTTAATATCTTTCCAATATCAGGCTCCATATTACTGTATCTCTTCGTACAAGATAAATTTTGCATTATCATGATTATAAATCATAAATGCGATTTATTATCGCATTATATTCACAATTGTATATCGATCAATACCGATACATCATACCAATTTAGGACACCAAATGGAAATGATTCACAGAAATAGGGGCAGACCGAACAACTGCCGAAACATTGAGAAAATCTATTGAAAATATAGAAACGCCAGGTGCGATGAATGTAAATATATAACATCAATTTCTACGAGGATTAATTTTTGATTCCGCGATATTCAACCGATTCGCTTTAAAGAATGCTCTGTCTCTAATACCTTAGTTTCCACTTTTCTACGAATATCAATTAGAAATAACCTATCATATCTTAATAATATGAAAACAAGAATGGATCCCGGCTTCCGGATTCGAACCAGAGACCTGCGGATTACGGCGAATTCACCGTTGAACTCTCTACAGTCCGCCGCTCTACCAACTGAGCTAAGCCGGGATAGGCAGTATCCCTAATTTCATCTCATCATTTAATATTTTCGTGGATTGCAAGTGGTTGCATTCACATCTTTTTAAGAATATCAACTATCTCATTTTCGTACTTTTTGGCAACATCGGTAGAGAGATCGGTAAAAGTTTCTATCTGCGGCGATATGAGCTGCAATGAAACTCTGGTATTTTCTCCCATCTGATGTAGGACAAGCTTGCAGGGTATGAACATGCTGGTTTCATACGATTCGCTTATAAATTCATTGGCAGCTGCTGGCTTGCATATGTTGAGTATATAGAGTGGATCGATCTTTTTCTGCATTGTCCGCTGGAGGATCTCTGCCACATCCACGTAGGAAAGTATAATGTATCCGGCTTGTTTTAAAACGCTAAAAATCCTCCCGTATACCTCCTCCAAATTGCCCTGAATGTCAATTTCGAACTTATACATATTTGAGTATTGAGACATTGCAAATTGCTGATAAAATCAATATATTTATACTGTGATGATAGCAATGAAAGCAAATTGGGCAATGATCCTGCTGGAAACATCAGTAAATCAATCATAAGCATATTCTAGAAATAGAAAAATTAGATGCCAAATGAGAACGCATAATCAGCGGATATGACAGATCATCTTTGAATCGTCTCCTAATAGTTCAATCTTAACCAGAAGGTCAATCATTAATTATGCTCACTGCTATTTTATCTCATTTTCCAGAATCAAGTGGGGCCGTCCGGATTTGGACCGGAGTTTCCAGCTCCCGAAGCTGGAAGGATACCAGGCTACCCCACGGCCCCAGCCGCCTCTTCAAACAGGCAGCACCGATATTTTGTCTCTATGTTTAAATTTTATCATATTGGTTTTGGTTTTGTGCGCACATACTGTCTATGTTATGTGCTCGATTAATCGATGGAACATAATGGCGTTGTATTCTATCCTAATTTCGATGCCAACAGAAGATCTATTATACTTTAAATTGATACGCAGATGTATAAAATGAATCAATCACGCAGAAATATAATTTTAAAAATATTAAGTAAGTTGTACGGGAAATCCGAGACGACCCGTTACAAAAGTGCGTGTTTTAACTCTATTCAGTACTGTGAAGTCCACTGCTGCGCAGTGAATTGACTTCCGTATAGTGGAAGGTGTTATTTATGGAAGATGATGAACAGATAAGGAGATATGAATTTAAGCGTGCTCTGGAGGAGCTTTCGAAGTTGCATGGGCGAGGAACTGAACTCATATCGCTCTACATACCACCAGACAAGCAGATATCGGACGTTGTTGCATACCTCAGGGATGAATATTCAACTTCCTCGAATATAAAATCAAAATCCACCAGAAAGAATGTGCTGGCCGCCATAGAATCCATTATGGCCAGGCTGAAATACTACAAGACTCCACCACCTAATGGTTTCGTCTTCTTCGAGGGGCACATAGCGACAAGAGGTGATCAAACGGAGATGTACACCAAGATAATTGAACCTCCTGAACCCATCACCACATTCATGTATAAGTGCGACTCGGAATTCCATCTGGAGATGCTAAAGACGATGCTGGAGGAAAAGGAGATATATGGGCTCATCGTCATAGACAGGAAGGAAGCAACCGTTGGCTTCCTCAACGGCACGAGAATAGAGGTTGTTGATAATGTGCAGTCACAGGTTCCCAGCAAGCATCATCAGGGCGGCCAGTCCTCGCGAAGGTTCGAAAGACTGATTGAGATAGCGGCCAACGAGTTCTTCAAGAAGGTTGGCGAAATAGCGAATAACGCATTCATGCCAAAAATAAAGGACATAAGGGCAATATTCCTGGGTGGTCCTGGAGCTACGAAGGAATACTTCTTCGAGAAGGATTACTTGCGAAATGAAGTAAAGGAGAAGATAAAGGATCTGTTCGATGTTGGATACACCGATGAATCTGGTCTCAGAGAACTTGTTGAAAAGGCTTCGGAATCCATAAAGGATATGAAGATCTCAAAGGAGAAGGATCTGATGAACAGGTTCCTCCGTGAAGTGAGAAAACCCGATGGCGGTCTCGCAATTTATGGCGAACAAGCCATACGAGATGCGCTGGAGCAGAAGATGGTTGATCTGCTCCTCATATCAGAGGGTCTCCGAAAGGTCAGGTATACATATCGATGTCCCACATGCCAGGCAGAATTAACCTTAAATCAAGAACCGAATGAATGGCCAGTTTGCGAAAAGGATGGCACTCCAATGGAACTGGTTGCTGAAGATGACTTCATAGAGGACCTTTACAGGCTAGCCAAAGAATCGGGTGCCCAGGTCGAGATCATATCGGATCAGAGCGAAGAGGGTAAACTTCTCAAGCAGGCCTTTGGCGGCATGGCTGCAGTTCTGAGGTTCATTAGAAAGGATAACGTTCAGATGATGTGATCAGATGATCGGAAGCAACGCCAGATCGCAGATCGATGACCTCATCGATTCCATGCACAGCATCGGCATTGGAAATACGCCATTCATAGAGGTTGATGATGGTATATATGCCAAAATAGAATGGATGAACAGGTTCGGTTCCATAAAGGACAGGCCAGCATTCTTCATAATATATTCACTTAAAGAATCTGGAGATCTCGACGGAAAGACACTCATAGAGGCTTCCTCAGGTAACACAGGCCTAGCCGTCTCCGGAATAGCAAAGATGCTTGGCGTACGATCAATCATAGTTCTTCCAGAGAATGCGAGTCCCTTCACCAAGAGATCCATTATGGAGAATGGATCAAGAGTCATAGAGACGCCCGCATCCCTGGGTACAGAGGGATCGATTAACAGACTCAAAGAGATGGTCTCAACAGATGATTTCATATGGCTCAACCAGCACTCGAATACCAAGAACAGTGATTCTCACTATTATACCACAGCAAGGGAAATGGTCGATTCCATGGGCGTGCCATCTGCAATAGTCGCCGGGATAGGCACAGGCGGAACAATAACTGGTATCGCCAGGTACTTCAAGGAAATAGATCCGGGCGTAAGGGTCATAGGAGTACAGCCGGCAGCAGGTTCCCACATACACGGTCTCAGGAATGTGTCCGCATCGAAATACCGCGGGATAATCGACAGGTACGGTCATCTCATAGATGAGATTGTATACGTTAACGAAGATCAGGCCATATCAGAGATACGAAGATATTATGAAAAGAGCGGCCAGCTTATAGGAATATCCGCTGGCGCAAATCTGTACGCCTCCAGGCTGTTCCATGAGAGGTACAGGAAGATATTCACGGTCTTTCCTGATTCTGGAGAAAAATACAGAGAAGAGATAGGACCTTTGATATAGGATTTTTTTAAAATTGAAGAATAAATACAACGCTTTAAATTGCTGATCATAATTACGAATCGAATGCAAATACTTACTCTCATTTCGTGGGATTTCAAAAGAAATAATAACTTCTTCAATCAAGCTGTTCTCAATCCTTACGAATATTGGGCCGATATTTTGGAGAAGAACGGCATTTCCAGATACGTCATACTATTGACCTGTAACAGGGTAGAGATATATCTCCGTGCCGGATTTCCAGAGGATCTTGAAGCAATGAAGCCCAACGTATTACATGATGAGGAAGCAATTAAGCACTTGATGGAGGTTTCTTCCGGCCTTGATTCGATGTCCCTTGGAGAAAACGAGATACTAAAGCAGGTGAAGGAGGCCTACGAGCTATCTGTCAGAAATGGGAAGGTCGACAAGGTTCTGTCCCTGATCTTTCAGAAGGCCATATTCGTTGGCAAGAAGGTGCGTTCAGAAACAGAGATATCAAGGGGGAAGGTGTCGGTTCCATCGATCGTATACGACATACTCTCAAGCAGGGTGGTGCAAAAGGTACTGATCATAGGGAACGGCATGATCGCAGGTGAGATAGCGCCATATCTCAGCGGCAAATTCGAGGTGACCATAGCAGGCCGCAACATAGATCACGTGAAGGATCTTGCATCAAAGTACAACTACAGCTACACTACTATAAATGATCTGCACGAGTTGATCATGAGAAACGATGCAATAATATCAGCTACGTCTTCTAAGACACCCATCATCAGAAGGGAAGAGATGGTCGAGGGCAAACTCTACATCGATCTCGGGAATCCGAGAAACATAGAGGATAAGCCAGGCGCGGACATAATTACAATCGATGACATTTACTCAGTATCCAATAGAAATGGATCAGCCAGGATGGAAAGCGTCGATGAGGCCCGCAGGATAATAGAGATCGAGATGGCTTCGCTCATGAACAAGATAAAGGACGTCATGATTGACGAAATTTTCGCGGATTTCTACAAATTCGCCGTCGTCGTTCAGAAGATGGAGATAGAAAAATTCAGCCGAATGCATCCTGAGATCCCAGCATCTGACGTTGAGGCATTTGCCCATTCCATGATAAACAAGGTCATGAACATACCGGTCATGACGCTGAAGAGTGTTGCCAGATCCCAGAGCAACCAGGATTTCAGCCGGATATTTTCAAAATTCTACGACAACTTCAGCGATCTCGTATCTGCTGCTCTCCAGAGCTATGAAGGTCGTCAAGATACCCAAAGTCTACGAGACCGAACTCGTCGGTTATTGCAAAGATCCTGAAGCAAGATGGTTTCATACCCTTTAGGGCAGGTGTAAAATGCTCCTCGCTCAACAGGGATTGAGAAAGATCGGTTCCTGAGGAGAAGAAACTCATCGACGGCGTTATGATGACGTTGCGCCTGAAGTTGAATGCGAATGCCGGAAGCTTGTAGACACCGCCGACACGGTCTCTTAGCACAAGTGACGGATGCTCGTGCCCAAGTATGGTGATCTTCTTGATTCCCATGTTTCTGTCTCCATGGTAGATGAAGTACCTATCATCCTCGTAAAAATCCATCATGCCTATGTTCTTCTTTGACAGTATGGTTGCAAGATAGTTATCGTGATTGCCCCTTATGAATATAAGATCTCGGTCATCATACCTATCTATGAAATACAATACATCTGTCCATTCGCTGGGTAGATTCTTAGAAAACTCCTGTTTGAAATCTCCATTTATTATTATCCTCTGTGGGTTGTATCTTTCTATGATCCTGTCCATTACGGAAGTGATGTGATCCCTCTGTATCCTTGGGAGGAACAGGCCGTGAAGGTTCATCTCCTCCTCATACCCCAGATGCAGATCGGATACCACCACTGCCTCTATATCGCTCAAGTAGACGCAATACAGGTCCGTGAGAAAAACGCCATCGAGGATCTCTATCTCCCGCATCTCAACCCTTTCTTACTCCTATGCAGGAGGCATACATTATCCTATCTCATGCAGAAAAGAGAAAAAACTGGCTGAAAAATGATCTATCACAGAGATTTTGATCCCAGGTATTTTATATATTTTATGACCTCTGGTATGTTTATTCGCATGGGGCAGACTTCCTTGCAGCCGCCAGAATGGACGCAGTAGGAAGCAGGCCACGGATCCTTATTGGTTATGTAGTTCCACATGACACCAGTTGGCCCGTTGTATGGGGATTTTGTGGAAACCCATTCTTTGCCGAGTACTCTGTATATCGGGCATGAAAAGTAGCAGCGGCCGCATTTAATGCAAAGCAGTGCTTCCTTCAGGCCCTCGTCCTTGCTAGCATCCATCCTGCCATCATCCAGAAGTATCAGATGGAAGTTCTTCGGCCCGGTCGCCGGAGAAACACGCCTCAGTTCGATGTCTGCAGTTGAACTCGGGCCGGCAGTGACGTTTATGTATGTAGGCGGAAACAGGCCAGCGTAAGCCGACTGCACCATCACCTCGTCCAGCGCGTCTCTTAGCGTCGGCACTATCTTATCGATGCCAGTGATTGAAATGTGCGTCTGTGGCATAACTGTGTCGATCCTTATATTTCCCTCGTTTTCAACCAGTGCTATGGCACCGGAATCTGCAGCGACAGCGTTGGCGCCGGTTATTCCAACATCAGCCTTAACGTACTTGGACATCAGAAACTTCCTGACGGCCGCAACGACATCCTCAATCGTTGAATTTTCGTTGATGCTCGGATCGATCTTCTTGACGGCTTTTGCAGCGTCCTCCCTTGTCATGCCCAGGGCAGGCGCAACTATGTGTGTTGGCCATCCCTTCGATATCTGTATTAGATATTCGCCCAGATCCGTTTCCCAGACCTCGTTGTGTTTAGATTCCAAGTATTCCCTGAGCCCGATCTCGTATGCAACATTTGTCTTTGAAAAGACGACCGTTTTGTTATCACCGACGAGGTCTCCTGCGATCTTCCTAGCTTCTTCTTTGTCCTTCGCTAGATATGCATGTCCGCCGAGCCTCTCCACGTTCTTAATCGTTAGACTGACGTATGAATCCAGGTTTTCTATCACCTTCATCTTCTGATCCCTAAGATGATCAGCAAGTTCGGCTATGTATGGATACTCGGTAAGCACCTTTTCGACTTCAGCGTAATTTCCGCTAGACACCATCGACATGAGATCTATCCAGTTCATCCGATCACCTCCGCTATGTCTTTAATATTGCAGTACGGCTCGAGGTTGACGTAGCACAGTGGGCATGCGACAAGCACATTGTCATAGACCGCCTTGAGCGAAGCTGCTCTGGCCTTCGCTATGCTATCGCTAAGGTCATCGTTGAGTGGTCCAGCGGGCCCTCCACAGCAGAATCCGGATCCCTTTCCTGTCACTGTGGGATCCTCCACCAGCTCTATACCTGCAGATTTGGCCTTATCCCTAATTGTATCGTACATATCGAGAAACCTGGAATATAGGCACGAATCGTGCATGACAAATTTGCCATTTCCCTTCACTGTGCCTATGATCGTAAGATAACTGCGGAATGGAATATCGAAGCCTATATATCTCTTCAGGTTCGCGAGAGTGTTCGTGGTGTGGGGATCCACGGTTATTATCTCCTCGACACCCTTTTCTTTGAAAAACTTTAGAATCTCTGTGCCGTACTCCTTGAACTCGTCAAGGAATCCCAGTTCGTAAAGAAGCGATCCACTGTAAGGTTCCTCTTCGTAGAGATAGCCTACATCCGCCCTTACCTTGGAGATCATCCTGTATATGTTCTGCAGTATCCTTACGGATCGATCTATATCCTCATCCTTGGGCTTTATGAGACGTGATCCTATCGATGCCAGGATCCTTGATTTACCAAGTGATCCGAGCGTCGGCACATATTTTTCGTATGATTTGAATACGGACGCCATCTGGTACATGTAAGACGTGTACAGTATAACTTTCCCGCCCCTAGGTATGTTCATACCGCTGGCCCACTTAACTGCCAGCTTCTTGTCCAGGGGAAAGGGGATGTAGTCTTCCATGAGGTTTCTGTATAAAACACTCTTGATGAGAGCCTCCTGCTTCCTCACGCGATCTTCGTCCAAAACATCACCGTCATGATATGATAATAGGTCATAATAAAGTATATTATGCATCAGTCCGGCATCCTGTAAAGTCTTTCTTGGCAGATGCTGCCTTTGAATGAGATCTCTCGTTTATTCATCTGTTATTATCTTAAATAATCAGAAAATCAATTTATATACAGCGAAGGTTCGATCATAATCAGCGATGATTGCATAAGCAGTGAATTATCTTGCTTCGTCCAATCGATGAAGCCTATTTCATCTGCGGGTATATCCCAAATAGATGATGGAAAGCGCGTGATTGCACCGTTCTGTTAAGGAATCAGCGCTATTTTTTATTTAGATTTCAGCAGCAACTCGGATATGTCCATGACGCTGTCGTCCTTGGCTAGGTTAGCATAACATATAGGGCATGCCGTCACTATCGGGTATCCTGTACTCTTGAGCTCTTCGAACCTTTTCTGCGATATTCTTTCGGATATTTCCGGAAAGAGCAACTCATCTGGGCCACCGCAGCATCTAGTCGGATTTTCCTCCGTGTACGCATCGAAGATCTTGGAGACATATCCCGTAAAATCGAAGTATCTGGAGAAATGGCAAGGTGCATGCACTGCATATTTTCCAGCAACTCTATCGATCTTGATCATATCCATATAATATATGACATCAAATTCAAAGTTAACATACTTTGGATATATGTACTTCAGTATCTCGTATGTATGCGGATCAATGGTAATTATCCTGCGAACGCCATGGGATCTGAACAGTTCTGAAACGTACTTTGCATATTCCCTGAATTCGTTTTCAAAGCCCAGATCGTATATGAACGTACCAGGATACGGTTCCTCCTTTCCGAGGTATCCGAACTCAATGCCGTTTTGTTTCAGTAGCTTGACAATGTTGCGTAGGTAATCGCTCATCCTTCCCATCATGCTTCTATCATACAGATCCCGGAACATGGTGGTGAACGATGGGTGCTCCCTCATTATATGGGCGATGGCGCTATCGTAATGTCCCAGGAGCTTCCTTATGCTCCCGAACTTGCGTAGATAGGCCATGAGCTGGTACATATTTCCCGTGTAGAGCAGCGTTTCCTTGGATCCGAACTCAATGCCAGAAGCCCATTCGGCGCATTTTTCCCTTACACCCAAGGGATTCTTGAACTTCATTGTGAATTCAACGATCATCTTTGCTATCTCCGGCGCCTTACCCTGTTCTGCTACGATCATCCTGCCGATCTCGCTTACCTTTCCAGCATTTACACCTGCGGGGCAGACACTGAGACAGGCATAGCAATCAACGCATGAGTAGAACGATTCTGAGGGATCGATTTCACCTTTATTGTAAAGGAATTTAGCCAGGTCTACACGCCCTCTAGCTCCCTTTGTTGAGATGAAGCCCGCAGCCGGCAGCGTTGGGCACACAGATTCGCAGAAGCCGCAGTTAACGCATTTTCCTGCTTCAGCTATCAGATCCTGCATCCTGGTCAAATATATTACCCCTGTTTAGAATGTTCTTCGGATCGAAGATGCGCTTTATCGATCTCATGAGATCCAGCGTGCGCATGTTATCGTGGAAGCGCATCTCCTCAACGAACAGTTTCTTCTTCTCGAGGCCTATTCCATGTTCTGCTGATACACTACCGCCGTGTCTAACAGAGATCATCGCCATGTCCATCATGAACTTGTTTACCTTGGCCATGGCCTCCTCGTTCGAAAGATCCGCGAATATGTTTGCATGTATGTTTCCATCGCCTATGTGACCGAAGAGAGCGCATCTAACACCATCCACATCACGTGCTTTCTCAATCTCCTTCAGGGCAGATGGCAATTCTGATACGGGAACAACGATATCCCCGATGACTATGTATTCCTTTTCACTCTTCCTTAGCCTGAGTATTGAAGCATACAGCCCCTTCCTTGCGAGGTAAATCCTGTTCATCTCCGCCTTGTCTGTTGTGCTCCGTGTCTCTATGGCGTATTTTTTCAGGATACCCTCAATCTGTTCCCTGCGCCTCTGCAGCGTCTCCGGAGGCCCGGAGGCATCAACGATCAGTGCATAATTCGTACCTTCGGGGTACTTTATGGCGTCTGGAACTGAATCCAGCGAGATCTTGTCCATGAATTCGGCCATCTCCGGTATTATGCGTTCCTTCACCTCTGATATGGCATTCCCCGCATCATCTATCGTTCTGAAGAA
Protein-coding regions in this window:
- the hemA gene encoding glutamyl-tRNA reductase; protein product: MEKNGISRYVILLTCNRVEIYLRAGFPEDLEAMKPNVLHDEEAIKHLMEVSSGLDSMSLGENEILKQVKEAYELSVRNGKVDKVLSLIFQKAIFVGKKVRSETEISRGKVSVPSIVYDILSSRVVQKVLIIGNGMIAGEIAPYLSGKFEVTIAGRNIDHVKDLASKYNYSYTTINDLHELIMRNDAIISATSSKTPIIRREEMVEGKLYIDLGNPRNIEDKPGADIITIDDIYSVSNRNGSARMESVDEARRIIEIEMASLMNKIKDVMIDEIFADFYKFAVVVQKMEIEKFSRMHPEIPASDVEAFAHSMINKVMNIPVMTLKSVARSQSNQDFSRIFSKFYDNFSDLVSAALQSYEGRQDTQSLRDRTRRLLQRS
- a CDS encoding (Fe-S)-binding protein; this translates as MQDLIAEAGKCVNCGFCESVCPTLPAAGFISTKGARGRVDLAKFLYNKGEIDPSESFYSCVDCYACLSVCPAGVNAGKVSEIGRMIVAEQGKAPEIAKMIVEFTMKFKNPLGVREKCAEWASGIEFGSKETLLYTGNMYQLMAYLRKFGSIRKLLGHYDSAIAHIMREHPSFTTMFRDLYDRSMMGRMSDYLRNIVKLLKQNGIEFGYLGKEEPYPGTFIYDLGFENEFREYAKYVSELFRSHGVRRIITIDPHTYEILKYIYPKYVNFEFDVIYYMDMIKIDRVAGKYAVHAPCHFSRYFDFTGYVSKIFDAYTEENPTRCCGGPDELLFPEISERISQKRFEELKSTGYPIVTACPICYANLAKDDSVMDISELLLKSK
- a CDS encoding DUF302 domain-containing protein gives rise to the protein MYKFEIDIQGNLEEVYGRIFSVLKQAGYIILSYVDVAEILQRTMQKKIDPLYILNICKPAAANEFISESYETSMFIPCKLVLHQMGENTRVSLQLISPQIETFTDLSTDVAKKYENEIVDILKKM
- a CDS encoding aminotransferase class I/II-fold pyridoxal phosphate-dependent enzyme translates to MRLSKDLQFPIRDSFDRNAFSVNFPIYATTAYRSPEGDHFRYSRENNPTVEELARQISLLEGSQLAACFSSGMGSISTVFLSLLKPGDGLVLPMDVFGRTYLFAKDFLSRFGINVSITDPGTDKVIEAIGDKTRMIFVESLSNPVLRVYDIKRLSDSAKQNNALLVVDDTIITPVGQRAIDHGADIVVNSLSKFIGGHNAAIGGSSSGSSEFIKNIDSDRRSLGSSMDPFSAFLFLQGMKTLKIRIERSSRSAQIIAEHLSTLDHVERVYYPGLTENDYHDLALRTLKNYGSVVSFVLDDGVDASKFMSSLERIIPANTMGSVETLISNPYSMSHRNLSDKERARIGVVPGLMRLSVGIEEISDIMDDIENAIKKSLKS
- a CDS encoding FAD-binding oxidoreductase; this encodes MGFIEEVRTFLGNYAITRKEDLIPYMNDASYFTGEMPEAVLLPGSPEDVQRIMKLAYKYEVPVVVRGGGSSLTGSSILKNEGIVISMLRMNHIIDLNLNDKCVVAEPGVRLDDLERFLDKYGHFYPPDPASSRSATVGGSISTNAGGLRGVAYGVTKDWVLGLEVVLADGTLVKFGNKALKRSMGYDMTALMIGSEGTLGIITKAYLKIWPKPERIARILAFFRTIDDAGNAISEVKERIIPEMAEFMDKISLDSVPDAIKYPEGTNYALIVDASGPPETLQRRREQIEGILKKYAIETRSTTDKAEMNRIYLARKGLYASILRLRKSEKEYIVIGDIVVPVSELPSALKEIEKARDVDGVRCALFGHIGDGNIHANIFADLSNEEAMAKVNKFMMDMAMISVRHGGSVSAEHGIGLEKKKLFVEEMRFHDNMRTLDLMRSIKRIFDPKNILNRGNIFDQDAGSDS
- a CDS encoding cysteine synthase family protein — translated: MIGSNARSQIDDLIDSMHSIGIGNTPFIEVDDGIYAKIEWMNRFGSIKDRPAFFIIYSLKESGDLDGKTLIEASSGNTGLAVSGIAKMLGVRSIIVLPENASPFTKRSIMENGSRVIETPASLGTEGSINRLKEMVSTDDFIWLNQHSNTKNSDSHYYTTAREMVDSMGVPSAIVAGIGTGGTITGIARYFKEIDPGVRVIGVQPAAGSHIHGLRNVSASKYRGIIDRYGHLIDEIVYVNEDQAISEIRRYYEKSGQLIGISAGANLYASRLFHERYRKIFTVFPDSGEKYREEIGPLI
- the prf1 gene encoding peptide chain release factor aRF-1, with the translated sequence MEDDEQIRRYEFKRALEELSKLHGRGTELISLYIPPDKQISDVVAYLRDEYSTSSNIKSKSTRKNVLAAIESIMARLKYYKTPPPNGFVFFEGHIATRGDQTEMYTKIIEPPEPITTFMYKCDSEFHLEMLKTMLEEKEIYGLIVIDRKEATVGFLNGTRIEVVDNVQSQVPSKHHQGGQSSRRFERLIEIAANEFFKKVGEIANNAFMPKIKDIRAIFLGGPGATKEYFFEKDYLRNEVKEKIKDLFDVGYTDESGLRELVEKASESIKDMKISKEKDLMNRFLREVRKPDGGLAIYGEQAIRDALEQKMVDLLLISEGLRKVRYTYRCPTCQAELTLNQEPNEWPVCEKDGTPMELVAEDDFIEDLYRLAKESGAQVEIISDQSEEGKLLKQAFGGMAAVLRFIRKDNVQMM
- a CDS encoding metallophosphoesterase — encoded protein: MREIEILDGVFLTDLYCVYLSDIEAVVVSDLHLGYEEEMNLHGLFLPRIQRDHITSVMDRIIERYNPQRIIINGDFKQEFSKNLPSEWTDVLYFIDRYDDRDLIFIRGNHDNYLATILSKKNIGMMDFYEDDRYFIYHGDRNMGIKKITILGHEHPSLVLRDRVGGVYKLPAFAFNFRRNVIITPSMSFFSSGTDLSQSLLSEEHFTPALKGMKPSCFRIFAITDEFGLVDFGYLDDLHSSGEQQIRDR
- a CDS encoding LUD domain-containing protein: MNWIDLMSMVSSGNYAEVEKVLTEYPYIAELADHLRDQKMKVIENLDSYVSLTIKNVERLGGHAYLAKDKEEARKIAGDLVGDNKTVVFSKTNVAYEIGLREYLESKHNEVWETDLGEYLIQISKGWPTHIVAPALGMTREDAAKAVKKIDPSINENSTIEDVVAAVRKFLMSKYVKADVGITGANAVAADSGAIALVENEGNIRIDTVMPQTHISITGIDKIVPTLRDALDEVMVQSAYAGLFPPTYINVTAGPSSTADIELRRVSPATGPKNFHLILLDDGRMDASKDEGLKEALLCIKCGRCYFSCPIYRVLGKEWVSTKSPYNGPTGVMWNYITNKDPWPASYCVHSGGCKEVCPMRINIPEVIKYIKYLGSKSL
- a CDS encoding (Fe-S)-binding protein; its protein translation is MDEDRVRKQEALIKSVLYRNLMEDYIPFPLDKKLAVKWASGMNIPRGGKVILYTSYMYQMASVFKSYEKYVPTLGSLGKSRILASIGSRLIKPKDEDIDRSVRILQNIYRMISKVRADVGYLYEEEPYSGSLLYELGFLDEFKEYGTEILKFFKEKGVEEIITVDPHTTNTLANLKRYIGFDIPFRSYLTIIGTVKGNGKFVMHDSCLYSRFLDMYDTIRDKAKSAGIELVEDPTVTGKGSGFCCGGPAGPLNDDLSDSIAKARAASLKAVYDNVLVACPLCYVNLEPYCNIKDIAEVIG